One genomic region from Bacillota bacterium encodes:
- a CDS encoding ATP-binding protein: MRTEFAAGGESGRYPAGSLRWIGTGPPLLFLVVLSLAELLLFDRLLPRGLSTLLTLLLAAVGILAYGFHVSRLMEGAERQILAMYEEAAEQNRQLHALHEAGLAITSNLSLETVLERVLDLSLAITGAGSGAVAVYDARGETQRLVTRGRRSPLEAPEMFALPLRYGQTPVGMLYLADRAQGVFGPREESAARKLSAHAAVAVMNARLHEEAARAAILEERHRLSMDLHDGVLQELYGIALRAEDMLAGLPPGGGDEGLRERLEALVEAVDRLEGAIRRTVQDLREGLPRPVPPAEAVEQAVRALDLDGRLEMEVQLDRELGELPGEQAETLRFVVREALANVLRHARARRVHLELARQERWLRMEVRDDGVGFRPGSAEGSEAEPGAASHHGLANMRRRAERAGGRLEVESAPGRGTRLVLLLPATPAARR, translated from the coding sequence GTGAGGACGGAGTTCGCCGCCGGAGGCGAGAGCGGCCGCTACCCCGCCGGCTCGCTGCGCTGGATCGGGACGGGTCCGCCGCTCCTCTTCCTGGTGGTGCTCAGCCTGGCGGAGCTGCTCCTCTTCGACCGCCTCCTGCCGCGCGGCCTTTCCACGCTGCTCACCCTGCTCCTGGCGGCGGTGGGCATCCTGGCCTACGGCTTCCACGTCTCGCGGCTGATGGAGGGAGCCGAGCGCCAGATCCTGGCCATGTACGAGGAAGCGGCCGAGCAGAACCGCCAGCTGCACGCGCTCCACGAGGCGGGACTGGCCATCACCTCCAACCTCTCGCTGGAGACGGTGCTCGAGCGCGTGCTCGACCTGAGCCTGGCCATCACGGGCGCGGGGAGCGGCGCGGTGGCCGTCTACGACGCGCGGGGGGAGACGCAGCGGCTGGTGACGCGAGGCCGCCGCTCGCCGCTGGAGGCGCCCGAGATGTTCGCCCTGCCGCTCCGCTACGGCCAGACGCCGGTCGGCATGCTCTACCTGGCCGACCGGGCGCAGGGCGTCTTCGGCCCGCGCGAGGAGTCGGCCGCCCGGAAGCTCTCGGCGCATGCGGCGGTGGCGGTGATGAACGCGCGCCTGCACGAGGAGGCGGCGCGCGCCGCCATCCTGGAGGAGCGCCACCGCCTGAGCATGGACCTGCACGACGGCGTGCTGCAGGAGCTCTACGGCATCGCCCTGCGCGCCGAGGACATGCTGGCCGGGCTGCCGCCCGGCGGCGGAGACGAGGGGCTGCGCGAGCGGCTGGAGGCCTTGGTGGAGGCGGTCGACCGGCTGGAGGGCGCCATCCGCCGGACGGTGCAAGACCTGCGCGAGGGCCTGCCGCGGCCGGTCCCGCCGGCCGAGGCGGTGGAGCAGGCGGTCCGGGCGCTGGATCTGGACGGCCGCCTGGAGATGGAGGTGCAGCTGGACCGGGAGCTGGGCGAGCTGCCCGGCGAGCAGGCGGAGACGCTCCGCTTCGTCGTCCGCGAGGCGCTGGCCAACGTCCTCCGCCACGCCCGGGCGCGCCGGGTGCATCTGGAGCTGGCGCGGCAGGAGCGCTGGCTGCGGATGGAGGTGCGGGACGACGGCGTCGGCTTCCGGCCGGGGAGCGCGGAGGGGAGCGAGGCCGAACCCGGGGCGGCCTCCCACCACGGGCTGGCGAACATGCGCAGGCGGGCGGAGAGGGCGGGAGGGCGGCTGGAGGTGGAGAGCGCCCCGGGGCGGGGGACGCGGCTCGTCCTCCTGCTTCCTGCGACTCCGGCCGCGCGGAGGTGA
- a CDS encoding response regulator transcription factor, whose amino-acid sequence MAAPGGENGPVRVLVVDDHEVVRVGLAALIRRQPDLLWAGEADGVKAAVRVARECRPHVVVMDVRLPDGDGVEACRLLRENDPDCRVLMLSSFSDAAAVRASIRAGASGFLLKRAHSDLLIQAIRIAAAGGTVLDPQMTGEILAALRGDGKDPLAALSETEREVLERIARGETNRQIGEELHLSEKTVKHYVSSIFDKLQVRRRSEAAALAARRLGEG is encoded by the coding sequence ATGGCAGCGCCGGGCGGCGAGAACGGTCCGGTGCGGGTGCTGGTGGTGGACGACCACGAGGTGGTCCGGGTGGGGCTGGCGGCCCTCATCCGCCGCCAGCCCGACCTGCTCTGGGCGGGCGAGGCCGATGGCGTGAAGGCGGCGGTTCGGGTGGCGCGCGAGTGCCGGCCGCACGTGGTGGTGATGGACGTGCGCCTGCCCGACGGCGACGGGGTCGAGGCCTGCCGGCTGCTGCGCGAGAACGACCCGGACTGCCGCGTGCTGATGCTCTCCAGCTTCTCCGACGCCGCGGCGGTCCGCGCCTCCATCCGCGCGGGCGCCTCGGGCTTCCTGCTCAAGCGGGCGCACAGCGATCTCCTCATCCAGGCCATCCGCATCGCCGCCGCCGGCGGGACGGTGCTGGACCCGCAGATGACCGGCGAGATCCTGGCCGCCCTGCGCGGCGACGGGAAGGACCCCCTGGCGGCGCTGAGCGAGACGGAGCGCGAGGTGCTGGAGCGGATCGCGCGCGGCGAGACCAACCGGCAGATCGGCGAGGAGCTCCACCTCAGCGAGAAGACGGTCAAGCACTACGTCAGCAGCATCTTCGACAAGCTGCAGGTGCGGCGCCGGAGCGAGGCGGCCGCCCTGGCGGCGCGGCGCCTGGGCGAGGGGTAG
- a CDS encoding phospholipase, with translation MKGFRALEHFVVVMQENRSFDQYFGAGFPGADGIPPGACLPDGRGGCVAPYPFPSRRVGSLTRPLHSWQAMHEEWNGGRMDGFVRVNGRLAMGYFTRRDL, from the coding sequence GTGAAAGGCTTCCGGGCCCTGGAGCACTTCGTGGTGGTGATGCAGGAGAACCGCTCCTTCGACCAGTACTTCGGCGCCGGCTTTCCCGGTGCCGACGGCATCCCCCCGGGCGCCTGCCTGCCCGACGGACGGGGCGGCTGCGTCGCCCCGTACCCCTTCCCCTCGCGCCGGGTGGGCTCGCTGACGCGGCCGCTCCACTCCTGGCAGGCCATGCACGAGGAGTGGAACGGGGGCCGCATGGACGGCTTCGTCCGGGTCAACGGCCGCCTGGCCATGGGCTACTTCACGCGCCGGGACCT
- a CDS encoding HAMP domain-containing protein encodes MRRHLLAQLAILVASFLLLGGLVLGQVDAVVGSLRTDLDRWLQAVEAAAHTRSALGDLRLAELEMVTAPDAGARRQAEQEAASAADEASRYLALYRRSLPDPSALDAFQRDFQSYLDYHARLVQAVESGSTARAESLFRQGAGPVARLEETIHSLRHMDYRDAVASESIAGGLRDRLLALMVAAGAAVVGIDLVLGLNLLGSFLARLRGLRRAAADVGEGRFDVQLGPPVRDELGEVEEAFRTMSATLAEKEAENRRLREARERAERERIELLSRQFDAVVEAQEQERQRIARELHDEAGQRLTSLQYGLEFLRRALADPALAERAGGLGELARQTMAALHDLAVDLRPPLLDDAGLEAALREYAHDFAQRYQVPTEVETRGLEGLPPSVQLLLFRVVQEALTNVARHAHARRARVEVVREGERLYGRVEDDGVGFETGGEAARQGRRCLGLAGMRERVRMLGGQLAVRSAPGRGTVVEWEGRLGAGLAAGLEAASPGEERRARG; translated from the coding sequence ATGCGCAGGCACCTGCTGGCGCAACTGGCCATCCTGGTTGCCTCCTTCCTTCTGCTGGGAGGCCTAGTCCTGGGCCAGGTGGACGCCGTGGTCGGATCGCTCCGCACCGACCTGGACCGCTGGCTCCAGGCGGTGGAGGCGGCGGCCCACACGCGCTCCGCGCTGGGCGACCTGCGCCTGGCCGAACTGGAGATGGTGACGGCGCCTGACGCCGGCGCCCGACGGCAGGCGGAGCAGGAGGCGGCCAGCGCCGCTGACGAGGCGAGCCGCTACCTGGCTCTCTACCGCCGGTCGCTGCCCGATCCCTCCGCCCTGGACGCCTTTCAGCGGGACTTCCAGTCCTACCTCGACTACCACGCCCGCCTGGTGCAGGCGGTGGAGAGCGGTTCCACCGCCCGGGCCGAGAGCCTCTTCCGCCAGGGCGCCGGGCCGGTGGCGCGGCTGGAGGAGACCATCCATTCGCTGCGCCACATGGACTACCGCGACGCGGTGGCTTCGGAGAGCATCGCCGGCGGCCTGCGCGATCGCCTGCTCGCCCTGATGGTGGCGGCCGGCGCGGCCGTGGTGGGCATCGACCTGGTGCTGGGGCTCAATCTGCTCGGCTCCTTCCTGGCGCGCCTGCGGGGTCTGCGGCGGGCGGCCGCCGACGTGGGCGAGGGACGCTTCGACGTGCAGCTGGGACCGCCCGTGCGGGACGAGCTGGGCGAGGTGGAGGAGGCCTTCCGCACCATGTCCGCCACGCTGGCGGAGAAGGAGGCGGAGAACCGGCGCCTGCGCGAGGCCCGCGAGCGCGCCGAGCGCGAGCGGATCGAGCTTCTCTCCCGCCAGTTCGACGCCGTGGTCGAGGCCCAGGAGCAGGAGCGTCAGCGGATCGCCCGCGAGCTTCACGACGAGGCCGGGCAGCGGCTCACGTCGCTCCAGTACGGGCTGGAGTTCCTGCGCCGGGCGCTGGCGGATCCGGCGCTGGCGGAGCGGGCCGGCGGACTGGGGGAGCTGGCGCGCCAGACGATGGCCGCGCTCCACGACCTGGCCGTCGACCTGCGCCCGCCGCTCCTCGACGACGCGGGGCTGGAGGCGGCGCTGCGCGAGTACGCCCACGACTTCGCGCAGCGCTACCAGGTGCCCACGGAGGTGGAGACGCGGGGGCTCGAGGGTCTCCCGCCCAGCGTCCAGCTCCTCCTCTTCCGCGTCGTCCAGGAGGCGCTGACCAACGTGGCGCGCCACGCGCACGCCCGCCGCGCGCGCGTGGAGGTGGTGCGCGAAGGGGAGCGGCTCTACGGCCGCGTGGAGGACGACGGGGTCGGCTTCGAGACCGGCGGCGAGGCGGCGCGGCAGGGGCGGCGCTGCCTGGGCCTGGCCGGCATGCGGGAGCGGGTGCGCATGCTGGGCGGCCAGCTGGCCGTCCGCTCGGCGCCGGGCCGCGGCACGGTGGTGGAGTGGGAGGGTCGCCTCGGCGCCGGCCTCGCCGCAGGCCTCGAGGCCGCCTCCCCCGGGGAAGAGAGGCGGGCGAGGGGATGA
- a CDS encoding response regulator transcription factor, protein MKTIRVFAVDDHPVVLQGILALLEQSPGIEVVGSALDGTSALEAVGRVQPDVVLLDVSLPDVNGIELCRRIATLPAERRPAVVMLTVHQTASFFFQALRAGALGYVPKSAPFDDVREAIESAARGETYLHPSVAGYLVSAFLGGGVPAEGETPLARLSEREREVLGLLARGRSTREIAAELGLSPHTVHKHRTSLMAKLGLHSAYDLLRFAASLGLVGGVEP, encoded by the coding sequence ATGAAAACGATCCGGGTCTTCGCCGTCGACGACCATCCGGTGGTGCTGCAGGGGATTCTGGCGCTCCTGGAGCAGTCGCCGGGCATCGAGGTGGTGGGCAGCGCGCTGGACGGGACCTCCGCGCTGGAGGCCGTGGGGCGCGTGCAGCCCGACGTGGTCCTGCTCGACGTCTCGCTGCCCGACGTCAACGGGATCGAGCTCTGCCGGCGGATCGCCACCCTGCCGGCGGAGCGGCGCCCGGCGGTGGTGATGCTGACCGTCCACCAGACGGCCAGCTTCTTCTTCCAGGCGCTGCGCGCGGGCGCCCTGGGCTACGTGCCCAAGTCGGCCCCCTTCGACGACGTGCGCGAGGCGATCGAGTCGGCGGCGCGGGGGGAGACCTACCTCCACCCCAGCGTCGCCGGCTACCTGGTCAGCGCCTTCCTGGGCGGGGGGGTGCCGGCGGAGGGGGAGACGCCGCTGGCCCGCCTGAGCGAGCGCGAGCGCGAGGTGCTGGGCCTGCTGGCGCGGGGGCGCTCGACGCGCGAGATCGCGGCCGAGCTGGGCCTCAGCCCCCACACCGTCCACAAGCACCGCACCAGCCTGATGGCCAAGCTGGGACTCCACTCCGCCTACGACCTGCTCCGCTTCGCCGCCTCGCTGGGCCTGGTGGGGGGTGTGGAACCGTGA